The Daphnia carinata strain CSIRO-1 chromosome 2, CSIRO_AGI_Dcar_HiC_V3, whole genome shotgun sequence genome has a segment encoding these proteins:
- the LOC130686545 gene encoding sorting nexin lst-4-like, whose translation MAGQARVLYDFDGQPGTSELSITTGEILNVTSKDVGEGWWEGSNQRGLSGIFPAAYVEAIVQTYDVPPAMPPPPLPQIYVEESTAPVIQQQQSQYDDDWDDDWDDDVSEVNQASHPANAASGGRSNSDVGSALDVNLAGLKLGDGKGTVRKNLNRFSHFVKTGGEAYILGASKVAATDSDYIQIIETNYGITWAPNPQPYSCVVASPKKESKLKGLKSFIAYQLTPSINNIQVSRRYKHFDWLHERLVEKFCIIPIPPLPDKQISGRYEEQFIERRRLQLQSFVSRVSNHPVLSRSDVWLHFLTCTDAKRWKTGKRKAEKDEVIGAAIFSVVQVPEKALDPLQLDSQTEAFGRFVQSFDTAVRTMQSNFAEQVKRQQGPYKRDYQRIGQSFRTLSSAMELLETAPLTRALAHTADTYDQIALLCEDQPRLDFEPMGDLLHDYRGLLASFPDIITVHKGALQKRRELERSAAEGKTESNVVIRAQQRTDVVSYTLLAEMSYFHQERVRDYNAAAKIFLQEQIAYYQKIVDHLQSTLSQYKDV comes from the exons ATGGCCGGTCAG GCGCGCGTCCTTTACGATTTTGATGGCCAGCCTGGCACATCTGAACTATCAATTACCACTGGTGAGATTTTAAATGTTACAAGTAAGGATGTTGGAGAAGGATGGTGGGAGGGTAGTAACCAACGTGGACTTAGTGGAATATTCCCTGCTGCATATGTTGAG GCTATAGTACAAACTTATGATGTACCACCTGCCATGCCCCCTCCTCCATTGCCACAGATTTATGTGGAGGAAAGTACAGCTCCAgtaattcaacaacaacaatcacaG TATGATGATGACTGGGACGATGACTGGGACGATGACGTTTCCGAAGTTAATCAAGCCAGTCATCCTGCAAACGCTGCATCAGGTGGACGAAGCAATAGCGACGTTGGTAGTGCACTTGACGTCAACTTGGCGGGATTGAAATTGGGTGACGGCAAAGGAACTGTTCGTAAAAACTTGAACCGGTTCTCCCATTTCGTAAAAACTGGCGGAGAAGCCTACATTTTGGGGGCTAGCAAAGTGGCAGCCACTGATAGCGATTATATTCAAATTATCGAAACTAATTATGGTATCACTTGGGCTCCGAATCCACAACCATACTCGTGCGTCGTAGCCTCGCCTAAGAAAGAGTCCAAGTTGAAAG GTTTGAAAAGTTTCATAGCTTATCAACTGACACCATcaataaacaacatccaagtTTCGCGGCGCTACAAACATTTCGATTGGCTTCACGAACGACTGGTGGAAAAATTTTGCATCATTCCAATTCCTCCGCTACCCGATAAGCAAATCTCAG GTCGGTATGAAGAGCAGTTCATCGAACGCAGGCGCCTTCAGTTACAGTCATTCGTTAGTCGTGTAAGTAACCACCCAGTTCTGTCACGCTCGGACGTCTGGCTGCATTTTCTAACATGCACAGATGCCAAACGATGGAAAACTGGAAAGCGGAAAGCTGAAAAAGATGAAGTAATTGGCGCGGCAATCTTTAGCGTGGTTCAAGTTCCAGAAAAAGCTCTAGACCCCCTACAACT AGATTCCCAAACCGAAGCGTTTGGTCGTTTCGTACAATCGTTTGATACTGCTGTCCGCACGATGCAAAGTAACTTTGCTGAACAAGTCAAACGACAACAAGGCCCATACAAACGTGACTATCAACGCATTGGGCAGTCGTTTAG AACGCTAAGTTCGGCAATGGAATTGCTAGAGACGGCCCCACTAACCAGGGCGTTGGCCCATACTGCCGATACATATGATCAAATTGCTCTTCTTTGCGAAGACCAACCACGTTTGGATTTTGAGCCAATGGGTGATTTACTTCACGATTATCGTGGTCTACTTGCCTCGTTCCCGGACATCATCACTGTTCATAAG GGAGCTCTGCAAAAACGACGTGAACTGGAGCGCTCTGCAGCGGAAGGCAAAACTGAAAGCAATGTTGTCATTCGTGCTCAACAACGAACTGATGTAGTGTCCTACACGCTTCTGGCAGAAATGTCATACTTTCATCAAGAACGGGTACGCGATTATAATGCAGCAGCCAAAATCTTCCTTCAGGAACAAATCGCCTACTACCAAAAG ATTGTTGATCATCTGCAGTCTACCTTGTCTCAGTATAAGGACGTCTAA
- the LOC130686542 gene encoding protein AATF-like: MMSQTKGKTLSERLAELANPTPQFADPEDEFNEETKARLDTFDDQYELQTTTKKTLKNKTSLRHKNVGLLAVTDKRYAGKQVSRKELEFQAEEDENEGFSSEPSLVSGGESEEDDILGFKDKFLKTTNNKSKKLNPHSDDEMDDESALESDVDDRNSLSSEHVEGEEDENEDEEDGEEEEDGEEEEDGEEEEDEVGSVDDNEEDGSEVSVQKMSKSSHATDINKGKCVQNQLSLWDHLLECRIKMHKGINLCNQLPQGQVYKQFTKIAGENHFMTAGQGARIAIKTLLDNCLELQDLLLKSNPQTKSLTQGKSGERESDEEIASDTGEEATDGDEEIEDEGPKRKRLKIAGYEAEIGKRHDNFRGFCHRTLNMWNEKTKMATGRTGAGSKAGFGAFDQSILKQLEGILSDKQRLINRTRIKRATYRVLGSVLKPSVQEIANDGKEDESKHEEHPSKDYEEFDPEIYDDDDFYHQLLRELIEKKTGEAGSNQIAIGRQWLEIQKLRSKAKRKVDAKASKGRRLRYQVHPKLVSFMAPYPETSWNDVAKNELFASLFGSQPLAS, encoded by the exons ATGATGTCCCAAACTAAAGGCAAAACACTTAGTGAGAGGTTAGCTGAACTTGCTAATCCAACACCTCAGTTCGCAGACCCAGAAGATGAATTCAATGAAG AAACAAAAGCAAGGTTAGATACCTTTGATGATCAGTATGAATTACAAACTACTACAAAGAAAACACTGAAGAACAAAACAAGCCTGCGCCATAAAAATGTTGGATTATTAGCAGTTACAGACAAAAGATATGCTGGAAAGCAAGTAAGCCGTAAAGAGCTTGAGTTTCAAgcagaagaagatgaaaatgaaGGTTTTAGCTCTGAGCCATCCCTAGTATCTGGTGGTGAAAGTGAGGAAGATGATATCCTTGGATTTAAAGACAAAttcttaaaaacaacaaacaacaaatcaaaaaaattgaatcctCATTCAGATGACGAAATGGATGATGAAAGTGCATTGGAATCCGACGTTGATGACAGAAATTCTCTGAGCTCTGAACATgttgaaggagaagaagatgaaaatgaggacgaagaagatggagaagaagaagaagatggagaagaagaagaagatggagaagaagaagaagatgaggtTGGAAGTGTAGATGATAATGAGGAAGATGGAAGTGAAGTCAGTGTTCAGAAGATGTCGAAAAGTTCCCACGCAACCGACATAAACAAAGGGAAATGCGTTCAAAATCAGCTCTCCCTATGGGATCATCTACTTGAGTGTCGCATAAAAATGCATAAAGGGATAAATTTGTGCAATCAACTACCCCAGGGCCAAGTTTACAAACAGTTTACCAAAATAGCTGGAGAAAACCATTTTATGACAGCAGGTCAAGGGGCTCGGATAGCTATTAAAACATTGTTGGACAACTGCCTTGAATTgcag GATCTCTTACTAAAATCTAACCCTCAGACGAAATCGTTAACTCAAGGAAAATCTGGAGAAAGGGAAAG TGACGAGGAAATCGCAAGCGATACTGGTGAAGAAGCTACAGATGGTGATGAAGAAATTGAAGATGAAGGCCCTAAACGCAAAAGGCTAAAAATAGCTGGATATGAAGCTGAAATTGGAAAGCGGCATGATAACTTTCGTGGTTTTTGTCATCGTACACTGAATATgtggaacgaaaaaacaaaaatggcaacgGGACGAACGGGTGCCGGAAGCAAAGCTGGATTCGGAGCTTTTGATCaatcaattttaaaacaacttGAAGGAATCCTTAGCGATAAACAGCGACTGATCAATCGTACGCGGATCAAAAGAGCCACTTACCGCGTACTTGGGTCTGTCCTTAAACCCTCTGTCCAGGAAATTGCCAACGATGGAAAAGAAGATGAATCTAAG CATGAGGAACATCCAAGCAAGGATTATGAAGAATTTGATCCGGAAATTTATGACGATGACGATTTTTATCATCAGCTACTTCGCGAGTTGATTGAAAAGAAGACTGGTGAAGCAGGTTCCAATCAAATTGCTATTGGAAG GCAATGGCtcgaaattcaaaaattacgGTCGAAAGCTAAACGAAAAGTAGATGCTAAAGCCAGCAAAGGACGAAGACTTCGATACCAAGTGCATCctaaacttgtttcttttatggCGCCTTACCCTGAAACATCATGGAATGACGTTGCCAAGAATGAACTATTTGCTTCACTATTTGGGTCACAACCATTGGCTAGCTAA
- the LOC130686553 gene encoding probable ATP-dependent RNA helicase DDX46 → MEQSNTLVPAELQHLWDRYKSKLTAEGKTVPSDGGGFSGKGFKFAESEAMIVSEKKKFQIAALGLQDSDEEDIENDLDEQIETLMAAKLLVREVQASTIVTGGGGSVASSIPSKTAIDKLELPKRLASRMNLAKQPIGPVLTLLRIIDSFLFGSLIQIQVPDHAPFWCVDRGRS, encoded by the exons ATGGAACAATCGAACACACTAGTTCCAGCTGAACTACAACATCTTTGGGATCGATACAAATCCAAACTTACTGCG GAAGGAAAAACTGTCCCATCAGACGGGGGTGGATTTTCCGGAAAAGGATTCAAATTCGCTGAATCAGAAGCTATGATTGTatcagagaagaaaaagttcCAGATAGCCGCTTTAG GCCTGCAAGATTCCGATGaagaagatattgaaaatgaCTTGGACGAGCAAATTGAAACTTTGATGGCTGCCAAACTATTAGTGCGGGAAGTTCAAGCATCCACAATTGTCACCGGAGGCGGCGGTTCAGTTGCATCAAGCATTCCAAGCAAAACAGCTATCGACAAACTAGAATTACCGAAGCGGTTAGCCTCAAGAATGAACCTGGCTAAACAACCCATTGGACCAGTTCTAACATTATTGAGGATTATTGATTCATTCCTCTTTGGATCATTAATCCAAATTCAAGTTCCTGACCATGCTCCTTTTTGGTGCGTAGACCGAGGCCGAAGTTAG
- the LOC130686564 gene encoding cytosolic 10-formyltetrahydrofolate dehydrogenase-like, with the protein MSDNKPGKETLRVAIIGQSLFAVEVYKAIKSNGHHIVGVFTIPDQGSKEDPLATIASQDAVPTFKFKAWRQKGQIIPEVLEQYKSVGANLNVLPFCSQFIPMEVIDFPQLKSIVYHPSILPRHRGANAIAWTLIEGDAKAGLSIFWADDGLDTGPVLLQRECDVLEDDTLDSLYKRFMYPEGIKATVDAVELIALGTAPVLQQPVEGATYDPALNKKDLQQVQWRLSGQQLHNFIRGLDSSPGAWTCVSLEEPTESTVWHEIRLYGSQLFKEPSVPTGKAVYFQGNDKPGIQWENGFLIPGQDGKWVNVQRISAEGKVMKAANYGRQAESSSSAAVELTEDEKAKQEIIRQVWKSILSADVSDDTDFFGAGAGSMDVVRLVEELKDKIGVTLQNEDVFMATKFNELIQCVISKLRGDGSDGSGKVEYDAIVMTVNNREIRFPHQQFINGKFMDAASGKTTAIINPTDESVICQVSSGGIEDVQQAVEAARLAFEEGEWGKMNARDRGRLLFKLADLMEEHKEELATIESIDSGAVYTLALKTHVGMSIDTWRYFAGWCDKIHGSTIPVNNARPNKNFTFTRREPVGVCGLVTPWNYPLMMLSWKMAACLAAGNTVVHKPAEVCPLTALKFAELSVRAGIPPGVINIVTGKGSIIGQALAEHPVVRKLGFTGSTETGKIVMRACADSNLKKTSLELGGKSPFIIFSDCDIDRAVRLGMSSVFFNKGENCIAAGRLFVEKPIHDEFVKRVLIEIGKMSIGDPLDRGTQHGPQNHKAHLDKLIEYCDIGVKEGATLVTGGKRADRPGFFFLPTVFTDVQDHMYVAKEESFGPVMIISPFESGDVDGVLRRANASEYGLASGVITRDLSKALYVTEKLQAGTVFVNTYNKTDVAAPFGGFKQSGFGKDLGEEALNEYLKTKCVTIEY; encoded by the exons ATGAGCGACAACAAACCT GGAAAAGAAACCTTACGTGTTGCCATCATCGGCCAGAGTCTCTTCGCTGTCGAAGTTTACAAAGCAATCAAAAGTAATGGACATCACATAGTCGGCGTTTTCACCATCCCTGATCAGGGAAGCAAAGAGGATCCTCTGG CGACGATTGCTAGTCAAGATGCTGTGCCTACTTTCAAGTTCAAGGCTTGGAGACAAAAAGGCCAAATCATTCCAGAGGTGCTGGAACAATACAAATCGGTCGGGGCCAATCTGAATGTTCTTCCATTTTGCTCACAATTCATTCCGATGGAAGTAATTGACTTTCCGCAACTCAAGAGTATCGTTTATCACCCTTCCATCCTTCCGCGTCATCGCGGTGCTAACGCAATTGCTTG gACCCTGATTGAGGGAGATGCCAAAGCAGGGCTGTCTATTTTCTGGGCTGATGAT GGACTTGATACGGGACCAGTTTTGCTTCAAAGGGAATGCGATGTCCTCGAGGACGATACCTTGGATTCGTTATACAAGAGATTCATGTATCCGGAAGGAATCAAAGCTACG GTTGATGCCGTTGAATTGATCGCGTTGGGTACGGCGCCAGTACTTCAGCAGCCTGTCGAAGGGGCGACGTATGACCCTGCGCTTAACAAGAAAGATCTTCAACAG GTGCAATGGCGGCTAAGTGGTCAACAGTTGCACAATTTTATCCGTGGTTTGGACAGTTCACCAGGTGCTTGGACTTGCGTCTCTTTGGAGGAACCAACAGAATCGACGGTCTGGCACGAGATTCGTCTTTACGGATCCCAACTGTTTAAAGAACCTTCAGTACCCACTGGGAAAGCAGTTTATTTTCAAGGAAACGATAAACCTGGCATACAATGGGAGAATGGATTTCTTATACCAGGCCAAGACGGCAAATGG GTAAACGTGCAACGTATAAGTGCGGAAGGAAAAGTGATGAAGGCCGCCAATTATGGCCGCCAAGCTGAAAGTTCCTCTTCAGCGGCTGTGGAGCTGACAGAAGATGAAAAAGCCAAACAGGAGATTATCCGCCAAGTGTGGAAAAGCATTTTAAGCGCTGACGTGAGCGATGATACCGACTTCTTCGGTGCTGGAGCCGGTTCCATGGATGTCGTACGTCTAGTCGAAGAGCTGAAGGATAAAATTGGTGTCACTTTGCAAAATGAAGATGTTTTTATGGCCACGAAATTTAACGAGCTTATCCAGTGTGTTATCTCCAAACTCCGAGGAGATGGATCCGATGGTTCGGGGAAAGTCGAATACGATGCGATTGTCATGACAGTTAATAATAGGGAAATTCGATTTCCTCATCAGCAATTTATTAACGGGAAATTCATGGATGCCGCTAGCGGAAAAACAACTGCGATCATTAATCCGACGGACGAGTCCGTCATTTGCCAA GTATCTAGTGGTGGTATCGAAGATGTCCAGCAAGCTGTCGAAGCTGCTCGTCTAGCATTCGAAGAGGGCGAATGGGGAAAAATGAACGCCAGGGATCGTGGGCGTCTTCTTTTTAA ATTGGCCGACCTGATGGAAGAGCACAAAGAAGAACTTGCCACAATTGAATCAATTGATTCGGGAGCCGTGTACACGTTAGCTTTAAAAACCCATGTCGGTATGTCCATCGATACATGGCGCTACTTCGCAG GTTGGTGCGATAAAATTCATGGTTCTACTATCCCAGTAAACAACGCGCGTCCTAACAAGAATTTTACGTTCACCAGACGAGAGCCTGTCgg tgTTTGTGGTTTGGTCACGCCTTGGAA CTACCCCCTAATGATGTTATCTTGGAAAATGGCAGCATGCTTGGCAGCTGGAAATACAGTCGTCCATAAGCCGGCCGAAGTTTGTCCTCTAACAGCTTTAAAGTTTGCCGAATTGTCTGTAAGAGCTGGAATCCCTCCCGGTGTTATCAACATTGTTACAGGGAAAG GAAGTATTATCGGACAAGCGCTTGCTGAACATCCAGTTGTGCGTAAACTGGGTTTCACGGGAAGCACGGAAACGGGCAAAATTGTGATGCGAGCCTGTGCCGattccaatttaaaaaagactTCGTTAGAATTGGGTGGCAAATCCCCGTTCATCATTTTCTCCGATTGTGACATCGATCGAGCTGTTCGTTTG ggcaTGAGCAGCGTATTTTTCAACAAAGGTGAAAATTGTATTGCAGCAGGCCGCTTGTTTGTCGAAAAGCCCATCCATGATGAGTTTGTTAAACGAGTTCTGATTGAGATAGGCAAAATG TCTATCGGTGATCCATTGGATCGTGGAACGCAACATGGCCCGCAGAATCACAAAGCGCATTTGGACAAATTGATCGAGTATTGCGATATCGGTGTGAAAGAAGGAGCGACATTAGTCACTGGAGGCAAACGCGCAGATCGACcgggttttttctttctcccaaCTGTTTTCACTGACGTGCAAGATCATATGTACGTTGCCAAAGAGGAATCATTTGGACCTGTAATGATCATCTCTCCATTCGAGAGCGG CGACGTGGATGGTGTTTTGCGTCGCGCCAATGCTTCCGAGTATGGCTTAGCTTCCGGAGTAATCACTCGAGATCTAAGTAAAGCCCTGTACGTCACGGAAAAGCTGCAGGCAGGTACCGTGTTCGTCAATACTTACAACAAAACAGACGTGGCAGCCCCATTCGGCGGTTTCAAACAATCTGGATTTGGAAAAGACTTGG GTGAGGAAGCCTTGAACGAATATCTAAAGACGAAATGTGTGACTATCGAATATTAA
- the LOC130686550 gene encoding very-long-chain 3-oxoacyl-CoA reductase-B-like codes for MSALEVIGFVFCLYLLWSIVSALFNLLYTCYLGNALGRSIKVKKLGSWAVVTGATDGIGRAYAEEFARQGLNIVLISRSLFKLQNVAREIETQYGVKTRVIDVDFTGAREIYDRIGAQLQDLDIGVLVNNVGMSYNYPEFLCYLPDAGAFCTRLMHCNILSVTGMTLLLLPKMAEKRKGLILNVSSASAVLPSPLLSMYSSTKAFVEKFSRDLSLETQHFGVTIQCVLPSFVATNMSKFKPSLTVPSPTQFVRGHMNTLGLEVSSPGYWVHKIQIGFYDVALRFFRPVVERVAWYGLFSIRTRAVRRQQRLKMAEVNSDKLRSGTNGVGVQPVH; via the exons atgagtgCTTTGGAAGTGAttggtttcgttttttgtctttatttACTGTGGAGCATCGTCAGTGCCTTGTTTAACTTACTCTACACGTGCTACCTGGGGAACGCGCTTGGCCGTTCCATCAAAGTAAAGAAGCTAGGCTCATGGGCTG TTGTCACTGGAGCCACAGATGGAATTGGTAGAGCATACGCCGAGGAG tttgctaGACAGGGTTTGAATATCGTGCTTATCAGTCGGTCCCTCTTTAAGCTTCAAAATGTTGCCCGTGAAATAG AAACCCAGTACGGAGTCAAGACTCGAGTTATTGACGTTGACTTTACCGGTGCCAGAGAAATCTATGACCGGATTGGCGCCCAGCTTCAAGACTTGGATATTGGCGTCTTGGTCAACAACGTGGGCATGTCTTACAATTACCCGGAATTTCTCTGCTATCTGCCCGATGCAGGAGCTTTCTGTACCCGACTGATGCACTGCAACATACTATCAGTCACGGGCATGACGCTTCTCTTGCTACCCAAAATGGCCGAAAaacgtaaaggtctcatcctTAACGTCTCGTCCGCATCTGCCGTTCTGCCTTCACCACTCCTCTCCATGTACTCCAGCACCAAG GCTTTTGTTGAGAAATTCAGCCGAGATTTGTCTTTGGAGACCCAGCATTTTGGCGTGACGATTCAATGCGTGCTTCCCAGCTTCGTCGCCACCAATATGAGCAAATTCAAGCCCAGTCTGACCGTACCCAGTCCTACCCAGTTTGTCCGTGGTCACATGAACACACTCGGTCTGGAAGTATCTTCTCCCGGATACTGGGTTCATAAAATTCAG ATCGGATTTTACGATGTAGCGCTAAGGTTTTTCCGACCGGTCGTTGAACGCGTTGCTTGGTATGGTCTCTTTTCCATCCGCACGCGGGCTGTCAGACGCCAACAGAGACTCAAGATGGCGGAAGTAAATTCCGATAAATTACGTAGCGGCACAAATGGTGTAGGAGTCCAGCCGGTGCattaa